In Psychrobacter ciconiae, the following are encoded in one genomic region:
- a CDS encoding phosphate-starvation-inducible PsiE family protein, protein MVVVWTAGKEFVAIIQKGSADLKDILLLFIYLELLAMIGIYFKTHRLPVQFLIFIAITALSRHLVVDVQAVSDYFHLIS, encoded by the coding sequence GTGGTGGTGGTTTGGACGGCAGGAAAAGAGTTTGTTGCCATTATCCAAAAAGGGTCGGCGGATCTAAAAGATATTTTGCTGCTGTTCATTTACCTTGAGTTGCTCGCGATGATTGGCATTTATTTTAAGACGCATCGTTTGCCGGTTCAGTTTTTGATTTTTATTGCCATCACGGCGTTGTCGCGACATTTGGTCGTTGATGTTCAAGCGGTTTCAGACTATTTTCATCTCATCTCCTAG
- the folD gene encoding bifunctional methylenetetrahydrofolate dehydrogenase/methenyltetrahydrofolate cyclohydrolase FolD → MSTTAQAAKSASALVLDGKALAKKIEEDLSNRVDNLKQKTGRTPILATILVGDDPASATYVRMKGNACKRVGMDSMKVELPSATTTEELKAKIDELNANPDVHGILLQHPVPGHIDERACFEQIDLDKDVDGVTCLGFGRMSMGESAFGSCTPQGIMHLLNHYDIELAGKEAVVVGRSPILGKPMAMMLLNANCTVTICHSKSQDLASFVKRADIIVGAVGVPELIRADWIKQGAVVVDAGFHPTESGGVGDIELKGLENVASAFTPVPGGVGPMTINTLIRQTVEAAEKAAGLNAK, encoded by the coding sequence ATGTCAACGACTGCTCAAGCAGCGAAAAGCGCCTCAGCGTTGGTGCTTGATGGTAAGGCGCTTGCAAAAAAGATTGAAGAAGATTTAAGTAATCGGGTGGACAATCTTAAACAAAAAACTGGTCGGACCCCGATTTTAGCGACGATTTTGGTAGGCGATGATCCGGCTTCTGCGACGTACGTTCGCATGAAGGGCAATGCTTGCAAGCGCGTTGGTATGGATTCAATGAAAGTTGAGCTGCCAAGCGCGACCACAACCGAAGAGCTAAAAGCCAAAATTGATGAATTAAATGCAAATCCGGACGTTCACGGTATTTTGCTTCAGCATCCGGTGCCAGGCCATATCGATGAGCGCGCCTGTTTTGAGCAAATCGACCTTGATAAAGACGTCGATGGCGTGACTTGTCTTGGTTTTGGGCGTATGAGTATGGGCGAGTCGGCATTTGGCTCCTGCACGCCGCAAGGTATTATGCATCTGCTCAATCATTACGATATTGAGCTTGCCGGCAAAGAGGCGGTTGTGGTGGGTCGTAGCCCAATTTTAGGCAAGCCGATGGCAATGATGCTATTGAACGCCAACTGTACCGTGACCATTTGTCATTCAAAAAGCCAAGATTTGGCAAGTTTTGTCAAGCGCGCGGATATCATCGTAGGCGCGGTAGGCGTTCCTGAGCTGATTCGTGCGGATTGGATTAAACAGGGTGCAGTGGTTGTTGATGCCGGTTTCCATCCCACCGAGTCAGGCGGCGTTGGTGATATCGAGCTTAAAGGGCTTGAGAATGTAGCGAGCGCCTTTACGCCTGTGCCGGGTGGGGTTGGACCTATGACCATTAATACGCTTATTCGCCAAACGGTTGAGGCAGCTGAAAAAGCAGCAGGACTTAACGCGAAATAG
- a CDS encoding tyrosine-type recombinase/integrase, whose product MGSRKPISSDRSISSHKAENKEYLVTVKHHPMLYLMVRPNGTKSWIYRYRSPTLSKNKRISLGTYPSVSFARACEIWREYEELLSRNVDPKDHREEEKKTLLSNTKNSFNHFAWEHFNSLDQSQKTNTLIRKKTRLELLCSYIGQEPINEISSPRMLEVLLDIQANSLNSAGKPTDKAERCAGIASDVFIYASARGFCSSNPAALIKSQLAKSHYGHRPAITKPKALAKLLRDIETLEGDLNTINSLRLLSLLFVRNGDLRRMRWSDLDLDAGRWQLKPLKGQGKENMVKEMVVPLPHQAVDILRAQQKLNGHTEFVFFSPTAKKHQIISDATANKRLKDLGYKDVHCVHGFRATAKTILQEQLKYPLGLVEMALGHTTKDPNGTAYGRFEYIDDRADMMQKWADYLDALRDGQDTDKFKANAEKAPDPTTQLQALIAQLGEDKVLEMLKGQP is encoded by the coding sequence ATGGGATCACGTAAGCCAATCAGCTCTGATCGCAGTATCAGCAGTCACAAAGCTGAAAACAAGGAATATTTGGTCACGGTTAAACACCATCCGATGCTATATTTGATGGTTAGACCAAATGGGACTAAGTCTTGGATCTATCGTTATAGATCCCCTACGTTATCTAAAAACAAACGTATATCACTGGGCACGTACCCAAGTGTCTCGTTTGCCCGTGCCTGTGAGATTTGGCGCGAATATGAAGAACTGCTCAGCCGCAATGTTGATCCTAAAGATCACCGTGAAGAAGAAAAGAAAACACTGTTAAGTAATACTAAGAACAGTTTCAACCATTTTGCTTGGGAGCATTTTAATAGTTTAGATCAGTCGCAAAAAACCAATACTCTAATCCGCAAAAAGACTCGTCTTGAGCTATTGTGCTCATACATCGGTCAAGAGCCCATTAATGAAATCAGCTCACCGCGAATGCTTGAGGTGCTGCTAGATATCCAAGCCAACTCATTAAACAGCGCTGGCAAGCCCACAGATAAGGCTGAACGCTGCGCAGGTATCGCAAGCGATGTTTTTATTTATGCCAGTGCTCGTGGCTTTTGTAGCAGCAATCCTGCCGCTTTAATTAAAAGTCAACTGGCAAAGTCGCATTACGGTCATCGCCCTGCTATTACCAAGCCTAAGGCGCTTGCCAAACTACTTCGCGATATAGAAACGCTAGAGGGTGATTTAAATACGATTAACTCTCTTAGGCTATTGTCATTATTGTTCGTACGTAACGGCGATTTAAGGCGCATGCGGTGGTCTGATCTCGACCTTGATGCTGGTAGGTGGCAGCTAAAACCGCTTAAAGGTCAAGGTAAGGAAAACATGGTTAAAGAAATGGTCGTTCCCCTACCTCATCAAGCGGTAGATATTTTGCGCGCCCAGCAAAAGCTGAATGGTCATACAGAGTTTGTATTTTTTAGTCCAACGGCAAAAAAGCATCAGATCATTTCTGATGCCACTGCTAATAAGCGATTAAAAGATTTGGGCTATAAAGACGTCCATTGCGTTCATGGTTTTCGAGCGACTGCTAAAACTATTTTGCAAGAGCAGCTTAAATATCCGCTCGGGCTGGTTGAGATGGCATTGGGTCATACAACCAAAGATCCGAATGGGACAGCTTACGGACGGTTTGAATACATCGATGATCGGGCTGATATGATGCAAAAATGGGCGGATTATTTAGATGCGCTCAGAGACGGTCAAGATACCGATAAATTTAAGGCAAATGCTGAAAAAGCACCCGACCCTACTACCCAGCTGCAAGCGCTGATTGCTCAGTTGGGAGAGGATAAGGTGCTTGAGATGTTAAAGGGCCAACCTTAA